One region of Mesomycoplasma ovipneumoniae genomic DNA includes:
- a CDS encoding P68 family surface lipoprotein, protein MKKLAKPILFSPLFISGLALVSCTVGTTNGKEFGFDGNKDGELQFVTSWNENQPRFQALDQVVKLWNSKPEVKDQNNREYLPIKLTPNYDKDYTEMTGKFTQIFSAKDRNQALNLVINYPSVAANAAKYKMLLDLNKFPDLAQAIKDTYHPKFLESNTQIATLDEKGIYTIPFVKSSQTLVVNGPIMAWIIENAKKNGAKIADSPADKRFFEQFSLPESDMEHIKKLWTPRSFDDKNPNPWQNFELSHETFEYYDKVFDFSKRIKQGFVLKPADIGTGDFPFGTDDIENLAFSKIFASASGDYSNFMFEVTREKSKELERVSFDKLFNKNSQSYQNTKKNYEQILDLFKTDAIFYPGRFSQESFANNLMNNHQLAMAISSTSNYQRRFSRSKSNFVFQVNGKSEKIPFSSNVQAYQIRELDPSQTDSQKAIYELKNVLTNQISHLINETKSSTYADSNVYLDPNDASQAKKVKEFVDSNKDSGQSYLVFGDDFYKFYQEKIKNTDSEIINLTNKNDKNDIFLLKNASIENPGGDKHLNQNEVVFLQEPIKNSSTDPKSIFTYQGPDLIAFHSNEEEDIATKNFLKWMLTHKQDFTYQDQSGEAKYHGSPSEYVAFRGNYLAPTRQVFGESLANTEKFQQNNSFRTAFKNFKTVNDDPQHNSFYMDPVDSRSALIRQEVKTTLNQMGRLVVNGSQNQASFEKFLTALQTKLNSANVS, encoded by the coding sequence ATGAAAAAACTAGCAAAACCAATTTTATTCTCACCACTTTTTATCTCAGGATTAGCCTTAGTTTCTTGTACAGTAGGCACTACGAATGGTAAGGAATTTGGATTTGACGGAAATAAAGATGGAGAGCTTCAATTTGTAACAAGTTGAAATGAAAATCAACCAAGATTTCAGGCTTTAGATCAAGTTGTTAAACTTTGAAATAGCAAACCTGAAGTTAAAGATCAAAATAATCGTGAATATTTACCAATTAAATTAACTCCAAATTATGACAAAGATTATACCGAAATGACAGGTAAATTCACTCAAATTTTCTCGGCAAAAGACAGAAATCAAGCCCTAAATCTCGTAATAAATTATCCATCTGTTGCAGCAAATGCGGCTAAATATAAAATGCTTTTAGATCTAAACAAGTTCCCAGATTTAGCCCAAGCTATAAAAGATACTTATCATCCAAAATTTCTCGAGTCTAATACTCAAATAGCAACTCTTGATGAAAAAGGAATTTATACAATTCCATTTGTTAAATCTTCACAAACTTTAGTTGTAAACGGACCTATTATGGCTTGAATTATTGAAAATGCAAAGAAAAATGGCGCTAAAATTGCAGATTCTCCTGCAGATAAGCGTTTTTTTGAGCAGTTTTCTTTGCCAGAATCAGACATGGAACATATTAAAAAGCTATGAACACCGCGAAGTTTTGATGATAAAAACCCTAATCCTTGACAGAATTTTGAACTTTCGCATGAGACATTCGAATATTATGATAAAGTTTTTGATTTTTCTAAAAGAATTAAACAAGGATTTGTATTAAAACCTGCTGACATTGGTACAGGAGATTTTCCTTTTGGAACTGATGACATTGAAAATTTAGCTTTTTCCAAAATTTTTGCATCAGCTAGCGGGGATTATTCTAATTTTATGTTCGAGGTAACAAGGGAAAAATCAAAAGAATTAGAACGAGTTAGTTTTGATAAATTATTTAATAAAAATTCTCAAAGTTATCAAAACACAAAGAAAAACTATGAACAAATTTTAGATCTTTTTAAAACAGACGCTATTTTTTATCCAGGAAGATTTTCACAAGAAAGTTTTGCAAACAATTTGATGAATAATCACCAACTTGCCATGGCAATTTCCTCAACAAGTAATTATCAACGCCGTTTTTCAAGGTCAAAATCTAATTTTGTTTTCCAAGTAAACGGAAAAAGTGAAAAAATTCCATTTTCTTCAAATGTCCAAGCATACCAAATTCGCGAACTCGATCCAAGCCAAACAGATTCCCAAAAAGCAATTTATGAGTTAAAAAATGTCTTAACAAATCAAATCAGTCATTTAATAAATGAGACTAAAAGTTCAACTTATGCTGATTCAAATGTTTATTTAGATCCTAATGACGCCAGTCAAGCTAAAAAAGTAAAAGAATTTGTTGATTCTAATAAAGATTCAGGTCAATCTTATTTAGTTTTTGGCGATGATTTTTATAAGTTTTATCAAGAAAAAATTAAAAACACTGACTCAGAAATAATTAATCTTACAAATAAAAATGACAAAAACGACATTTTTTTACTAAAAAATGCCAGCATTGAAAATCCAGGGGGTGATAAACATTTAAATCAAAATGAAGTTGTTTTCCTCCAAGAGCCAATTAAAAATTCAAGCACTGATCCAAAAAGTATTTTTACTTACCAAGGTCCAGATTTAATCGCTTTTCACTCAAATGAGGAAGAAGATATTGCGACAAAAAATTTCCTAAAATGAATGCTAACTCACAAACAAGACTTTACATACCAAGATCAATCTGGTGAGGCAAAATATCATGGTAGTCCGAGCGAATATGTTGCATTTCGTGGTAATTATCTAGCACCAACAAGACAAGTTTTTGGTGAAAGTTTGGCTAATACTGAAAAATTTCAACAAAATAATTCTTTTAGAACCGCATTTAAAAATTTTAAAACCGTTAATGATGACCCTCAGCACAATTCATTTTATATGGATCCAGTTGATTCAAGAAGTGCGCTAATCCGTCAAGAAGTAAAAACAACACTAAACCAAATGGGTCGTCTTGTTGTTAATGGATCCCAAAATCAAGCTAGTTTTGAAAAATTTTTAACAGCATTGCAAACAAAATTAAATTCAGCAAATGTGAGTTAA